The Pochonia chlamydosporia 170 chromosome 3, whole genome shotgun sequence genome contains the following window.
AAGTGGGCCCCCAAGGTGCGAACGGGGTGTCTTACCTGTCGGTTGGTTTTATCAGATTTCCTACCCTGTTACGGTATTCGACATTCCTTTGTATCGTGCTCGGGCGCGGTGTAACCTATGTCGGTACTGAATTACCTTTGAAAGATGAGACTGACTGCTGTCGGGTGAGTTGTAGGGCTCGGCGTGTCAAGTGTGATGAAGGGAAGCCGGGGTGCCATCGATGTGTCTCTACCGGGAGAACATGCAAGGGCTATCAAGATGTTAGTCCCAAGACTGGGAAAAAGGATGGCGAAAGTTCAAGACGTCGATCTAGTCATGGCGTAAGGTCGTCACGGCCAAATATTGATCAAATTGTACCCGCTGGGTATGCCGACGACCGCAGCACATCCGATGGCTCTTACGGTTTCGACCGCAGTCTTTCTGCGACATCATCGATGAACCATGTGCGGGAACGGGAATCTTCGTCCGAGACACTCTCTACTGACCACCATTTATCGGATCTATTAGGCGGCTTGAAGGTTAACGAGCAGGGTATTGCACCATATTTGCGGCGGAAGCCACCGGGCGATGAGCATCAggtggacgaagaagaagtagacgatgacgacgacgacgacgacgaatcTGAGTATTTGAACTTGATTTTGCCAATGACAAAGCTTCCAGGGCACAGAGTTCGGATCCCCCCCCAGCTTATGCCCTTGGACAGCACTGCGCTTCAATATTTCGAACTCTACTTTGAACATGTTCATCCTTATGTTCCGGTCCTGGACAAGGTGGCTTTCTACCGACAATGGAATACTGACCCGGATTCTATATCTCCCTTAATTCTGGAGACTGTGTTTGCGATTGGAAGTCGGTTGGGCGAGGAAAACCCAAGAGTCAGCAACCACTGGCTGGCGCTGGCTTCAAAACACGCGGATGACTTCATGGATGTTCCTAGGCTGAGTACCCTTCAAGGCTTGCTGATCATGATCAAAGCTCGCGAAGGAGCTCCTAACCGTGGTTACTACTATCGTTCGTGGATGATGGTTGTCCAATGTGTCCGAATGGGTAAAGATCTCGGCTTGGACGAACACTATGAGAATCATGAATCCGGGGAATTTGACTCATGCAACTTAAGTCCTGCCGaatgtcaacttcaaacAAGACTCTGGCAGGTGGTTTTTGTTTGTGAAACCATGATTGGAACCCCCCAGGGCCGCCGTGACTTGTCAGTCAACGTTGACACAGTCGATTTCAGCGAACCGTCGCCAAATACGGCAACCTCCAGCATTGCAGATGACTATGAAAGCGAGCATCGAGTGTCGAGAACCTTTGTCTACATGGCACGACTTGTACGGAACGTCCGTAAACTCAATGCCCTGTATTTGGgattgaagaagaggaagaacTGGGGCATACAGCCTGAGTATTTATCATTtgagaagacgatgaagtcCTTCCTGTCAAACCTCCCGCCG
Protein-coding sequences here:
- a CDS encoding fungal transcriptional regulatory protein (similar to Cordyceps militaris CM01 XP_006672864.1), yielding MAGQRKDIARRASTTGSAGNTAVSGSTGDAAEVPGQRVKKWAPKVRTGCLTCRARRVKCDEGKPGCHRCVSTGRTCKGYQDVSPKTGKKDGESSRRRSSHGVRSSRPNIDQIVPAGYADDRSTSDGSYGFDRSLSATSSMNHVRERESSSETLSTDHHLSDLLGGLKVNEQGIAPYLRRKPPGDEHQVDEEEVDDDDDDDDESEYLNLILPMTKLPGHRVRIPPQLMPLDSTALQYFELYFEHVHPYVPVLDKVAFYRQWNTDPDSISPLILETVFAIGSRLGEENPRVSNHWLALASKHADDFMDVPRLSTLQGLLIMIKAREGAPNRGYYYRSWMMVVQCVRMGKDLGLDEHYENHESGEFDSCNLSPAECQLQTRLWQVVFVCETMIGTPQGRRDLSVNVDTVDFSEPSPNTATSSIADDYESEHRVSRTFVYMARLVRNVRKLNALYLGLKKRKNWGIQPEYLSFEKTMKSFLSNLPPDLTIEYHGDSTSLSWLPSAFLGNLHSYYYLSIILFHRGVLGFLDPSVNGSLWKRHMMVCYDSARHLCRLQEATKKEFGLVGLQSMQRGFSFTVYAGLSCVVLHLVAIVSPDPDLNSDAREYFERHMRVMEEVMQAWPMPDLQKQIDAFREAFSADLSKPFVLRPEFPYIRQGKEPSKQLEQPLTEITAEPAHVEGPTQFDPSTSQQPQPSLLDISAGDVGSSITTHLDSHNIPLSSPSTHPNWNPAPIFKTWNSFFAPPPQARPVPVPAVPPQPHLSNTMNSYAVANVPSGPEDFPLPDTQTVGPSSLLPNYEKTPQVGQQQHVAQQYTSTEVMGFITPGMWQDLVATVYEEGQTQHF